In one window of Janthinobacterium sp. 1_2014MBL_MicDiv DNA:
- a CDS encoding amino acid ABC transporter substrate-binding protein — protein MKLTRIVATLLSVGVLSSMSPAQAQELTGTLAKIKKAGSVTLGVRDGSVPFSYLDDKQQYQGYSIDLCMKVVTALQKHLGLSELKVVMSPVTSANRIPLMANGTIDLECGSTTNNLERQQQVAFAPTMFVIGNRVLSKKSSNIKTLEDLRGKTLVATAGTSTIKQMTILNKEKNLGMNIAVGKDHPESFLMLETGRAVAEANDDILLASQVANSKNPNDYEITKEALSVEPYGIMLRKGDPAFKKVVDDALIRLYKSDDINRIYAKWFTSPIPPKNINLKFPMPPQLKAVFTNPTDSGDPAAYAAVPEAQKTSDKRKK, from the coding sequence ATGAAATTGACCAGAATCGTCGCCACGCTGCTCAGCGTTGGCGTCCTTAGCAGCATGTCGCCAGCCCAGGCACAGGAATTGACCGGCACATTGGCCAAGATCAAGAAAGCCGGTTCCGTCACCCTCGGTGTGCGTGACGGCTCCGTGCCCTTCTCCTATCTCGATGACAAACAGCAATACCAGGGTTATTCGATCGACCTGTGCATGAAGGTCGTCACGGCCCTGCAAAAACACCTGGGCCTGAGCGAACTGAAAGTGGTGATGAGCCCCGTCACGTCGGCCAACCGCATCCCGCTGATGGCCAACGGCACCATCGACCTCGAATGCGGCTCGACGACGAACAACCTCGAGCGCCAGCAGCAGGTGGCATTCGCGCCCACCATGTTCGTCATCGGCAACCGCGTGCTGTCGAAGAAAAGCTCGAACATCAAGACCCTGGAAGACTTGCGCGGCAAGACCCTGGTCGCCACGGCCGGCACGTCGACCATCAAGCAGATGACCATCCTCAACAAGGAAAAGAACCTGGGCATGAACATCGCCGTCGGCAAGGACCATCCCGAATCGTTCCTGATGCTGGAAACGGGCCGCGCGGTGGCCGAAGCCAACGACGATATCTTGCTCGCCTCGCAAGTGGCCAATTCGAAAAATCCGAACGACTACGAAATCACCAAGGAAGCGCTGTCCGTCGAGCCATACGGCATCATGCTGCGCAAGGGCGACCCGGCCTTCAAGAAGGTGGTCGACGACGCCCTGATCCGCCTGTACAAGAGCGACGACATCAACCGCATCTACGCCAAGTGGTTTACCTCGCCGATCCCGCCGAAAAACATCAACCTGAAATTCCCCATGCCGCCGCAATTGAAGGCGGTCTTCACGAATCCGACCGATTCGGGCGACCCGGCCGCGTATGCGGCCGTGCCGGAAGCGCAGAAGACGTCGGACAAACGGAAAAAGTAA
- a CDS encoding ABCB family ABC transporter ATP-binding protein/permease, producing MRRSQTPPPPRSPASASHSDFATIKTLLPYLWVYKWRVLLALLCLVGAKLANVGVPLILKKLVDAMTITAAHPQALLVLPVGLLVAYGLLRLSTTLFTELREFLFARVTQRAVRTIALQVFRHLHALSLRFHLNRQTGGMTRDIERGTRSVGSLISYTLFNILPTLVEITLVLGYLVLHYDIWFTVITAVALVSYIAFTVLVTNWRTHFRRTMNDLDSKANTKAIDSLINYETVKYFGNEDYEAKRYDEGLQRYESAAVKSQTSLSLLNTGQSLIIATAVTLILWRATVGVIAGTMTLGDLVLVNAFMIQLYIPLNFLGVIYREIKQSLADMERLFSLLNENREIADTPEARPLVTRGAAVRFEHVDFSYEAKRQILFDVDFQIAAGTTTAVVGHSGSGKSTLSRLLFRFYEVDGGGITIDGQDLRSITQDSLRAAIGIVPQDTVLFNDTIEYNIAYGKPGASKDAIVAAAKAASIHDFIESLPDGYNSMVGERGLKLSGGEKQRVAIARTLLKDPAILIFDEATSALDSKAEQAIQAQLKDIARNRTTLVIAHRLSTVADAQQILVLDHGRIVERGTHPQLLAANGLYAQMWQRQQANMDDETEEDDALAGLAPVK from the coding sequence ATGCGCCGTTCCCAGACTCCCCCTCCGCCCCGCTCGCCAGCTTCCGCCAGCCACAGCGATTTCGCCACCATCAAGACCCTGCTGCCGTACTTATGGGTCTACAAATGGCGGGTGCTGCTGGCGCTGCTCTGCCTGGTGGGCGCCAAGCTGGCCAACGTGGGCGTGCCCCTGATCCTGAAAAAACTCGTCGACGCCATGACCATCACGGCGGCCCATCCGCAAGCGCTGCTGGTATTGCCGGTGGGCTTGCTGGTGGCCTACGGCTTGCTGCGCCTGTCGACCACCTTGTTTACGGAGCTGCGCGAATTCCTGTTCGCCCGGGTCACGCAGCGCGCCGTGCGCACCATCGCGCTGCAAGTGTTCCGCCACCTGCATGCGCTGTCCTTGCGCTTTCATTTGAACCGCCAGACGGGCGGCATGACGCGCGACATCGAACGGGGTACGCGCAGCGTCGGTTCGCTCATTTCCTATACCTTGTTCAACATCTTGCCGACCCTGGTGGAAATCACCCTCGTGCTCGGCTATCTGGTCTTGCATTACGACATCTGGTTCACCGTCATCACGGCGGTGGCGCTCGTGTCGTATATCGCGTTTACCGTGCTGGTGACGAACTGGCGCACGCATTTCCGCCGCACCATGAACGACCTCGATTCCAAGGCGAATACCAAGGCCATCGATTCGCTGATCAACTATGAAACCGTGAAATATTTCGGCAACGAGGATTACGAAGCGAAGCGCTATGACGAGGGCTTGCAGCGCTATGAAAGCGCGGCCGTGAAATCGCAGACTTCCTTGTCCCTGCTCAATACGGGCCAGTCGCTGATCATCGCCACGGCCGTCACATTGATCCTGTGGCGCGCCACGGTGGGCGTGATCGCCGGCACCATGACCCTGGGCGACCTGGTGCTGGTGAACGCCTTCATGATCCAGCTGTACATTCCGCTCAATTTCCTTGGCGTCATCTACCGCGAAATCAAGCAGAGCCTGGCCGACATGGAGCGCCTGTTCTCGCTGCTGAACGAAAACCGCGAAATCGCCGATACGCCGGAAGCCAGGCCGCTCGTCACGCGGGGCGCGGCCGTGCGTTTCGAGCATGTGGATTTCAGCTATGAAGCCAAGCGGCAAATCCTGTTCGACGTGGATTTCCAGATCGCCGCCGGCACCACGACGGCCGTGGTGGGCCACAGCGGTTCGGGCAAGTCGACCCTGTCGCGCCTGTTGTTCCGCTTCTATGAAGTCGATGGTGGCGGCATCACCATCGACGGCCAGGACTTGCGCAGCATCACGCAGGATTCCTTGCGCGCCGCCATCGGCATCGTGCCGCAAGACACGGTGTTGTTCAACGACACCATCGAATACAACATCGCCTATGGCAAGCCGGGCGCCAGCAAGGACGCCATCGTGGCGGCGGCGAAGGCGGCGTCGATCCATGATTTCATTGAAAGCTTGCCCGATGGCTACAACTCCATGGTGGGCGAGCGGGGCTTGAAGCTGTCGGGCGGCGAAAAGCAGCGCGTGGCCATCGCCCGCACCTTGCTGAAGGATCCGGCCATTTTGATCTTCGATGAAGCCACCTCGGCGCTCGATTCGAAGGCCGAACAGGCGATCCAGGCGCAGCTGAAGGACATCGCCAGGAACCGCACCACGCTGGTGATTGCGCACCGGCTGTCGACGGTGGCCGACGCCCAGCAAATCCTCGTGCTCGACCATGGCCGCATCGTCGAGCGCGGCACGCATCCGCAATTGCTGGCCGCAAATGGCCTGTATGCGCAGATGTGGCAACGCCAGCAGGCGAATATGGACGATGAGACGGAAGAGGACGACGCGCTGGCGGGCTTGGCGCCAGTAAAATAA
- a CDS encoding amino acid ABC transporter permease, which translates to MNYNWNWRIFWEISPDGVGTYMDTLWSGLIWTLATAGTAWIMALILGLVIGTIRTLPNKWIVGVANAYVELFRNVPLLVQMFLWYFVMPELLPTDMGNWVKSLPNAPFVTAVLCLGFFTSSRVAVQVTTGIEALPRGQKLAGTALGLTLPQTYRFILLPMAARVIMPPLTSEFLNIIKNSSVALTIGLIELTASARAIQEFSFQVFEAFSAATIIYVVVNLLVVVLMHLIEKKVAIPGFIVAGAKTGGH; encoded by the coding sequence ATGAATTACAACTGGAATTGGCGCATCTTCTGGGAGATATCTCCCGACGGCGTCGGCACGTATATGGACACCCTGTGGTCCGGCTTGATATGGACCCTGGCCACGGCCGGCACGGCCTGGATCATGGCCCTGATCCTGGGCCTGGTGATCGGCACCATCCGCACCCTGCCGAATAAATGGATCGTTGGCGTGGCCAACGCGTATGTCGAATTGTTCCGCAACGTGCCGCTGCTGGTGCAGATGTTTCTCTGGTATTTCGTCATGCCGGAGCTGCTGCCCACGGACATGGGCAACTGGGTCAAGTCGCTGCCGAATGCGCCGTTCGTCACGGCGGTTCTGTGCCTGGGATTTTTCACTTCCTCGCGCGTTGCCGTGCAGGTGACGACGGGCATCGAGGCGCTGCCGCGCGGGCAGAAACTGGCCGGCACGGCGCTGGGCCTGACCCTGCCGCAAACCTACCGTTTCATCCTGCTGCCGATGGCCGCGCGCGTCATCATGCCGCCGCTGACCAGCGAGTTCCTGAACATCATCAAGAACAGCTCCGTGGCGCTGACCATCGGCCTGATCGAACTGACGGCCAGCGCGCGCGCCATCCAGGAATTCTCGTTCCAGGTCTTCGAAGCGTTTTCGGCCGCCACCATCATCTACGTCGTCGTCAATCTGCTGGTGGTGGTGCTGATGCACCTGATCGAGAAAAAGGTCGCCATCCCGGGCTTCATCGTCGCCGGCGCCAAGACGGGAGGACACTGA
- a CDS encoding acyl-CoA thioesterase, which translates to MSTSPARPDNCLASGLPAGKMPELRMMPAPSDANVYGDVFGGWIMSQVDIAGSLPATRRANGRVATIAVNSFVFKNPVFVGDLLSFYADIVKVGNTSITVNVEVYAERNRLQACIVKVTEATLIYVATDSDRKPRKVPPIETLLSQ; encoded by the coding sequence ATGAGCACCTCCCCCGCCCGCCCCGATAACTGCCTCGCCTCCGGCCTGCCCGCCGGAAAAATGCCCGAACTGCGCATGATGCCCGCGCCGTCGGACGCCAATGTATACGGCGACGTCTTCGGCGGCTGGATCATGTCGCAAGTCGATATCGCCGGCTCCCTGCCGGCCACGCGACGCGCCAACGGCCGCGTCGCCACCATCGCCGTCAACTCCTTCGTCTTCAAAAATCCCGTGTTCGTCGGCGATCTGCTGTCCTTCTACGCCGATATCGTCAAGGTCGGCAATACCTCGATCACCGTCAATGTCGAAGTGTATGCCGAGCGCAACCGCCTGCAGGCGTGCATCGTGAAAGTCACGGAAGCCACCCTGATCTATGTCGCCACCGATTCCGACCGCAAGCCGCGCAAGGTGCCGCCGATCGAAACCTTGCTGTCGCAATAA